One Fibrobacterota bacterium genomic region harbors:
- the rplM gene encoding 50S ribosomal protein L13 — protein sequence MKTVTVNPKSVAKKWYIIDATDIVLGRLSTKAASILMGKHKASWAPNEDMGDFVVVVNADKIALTGKKRETMRYFNHSTHPGGHRTLTVAQAQAIRPGYPVRYAIKAMLPKTILGDHMGRKLFVYGGESHPHAAQKPEALAVK from the coding sequence ATGAAAACCGTTACGGTGAATCCGAAGTCCGTTGCCAAGAAGTGGTACATCATCGACGCCACGGACATTGTTCTGGGCCGCCTGTCCACTAAAGCCGCCTCCATCCTCATGGGGAAGCACAAGGCCTCGTGGGCCCCGAATGAAGACATGGGCGACTTCGTCGTCGTCGTCAACGCGGACAAGATCGCGTTGACCGGTAAAAAGCGCGAGACCATGCGCTATTTCAACCACTCCACCCATCCGGGCGGACATCGCACTTTGACCGTGGCCCAGGCCCAGGCCATCCGCCCCGGCTATCCGGTCCGTTATGCCATCAAGGCCATGTTGCCCAAGACCATCCTGGGCGATCACATGGGCCGCAAGCTTTTCGTTTACGGTGGCGAAAGCCATCCCCACGCGGCCCAAAAGCCCGAGGCGCTGGCTGTCAAGTAA
- the rpsI gene encoding 30S ribosomal protein S9 — protein sequence MRATGRRKTAIARVIIKPGTGKRIINDRTFTEFFANAIREMIVEQPLTILNLNKQWDVIVTSKGGGVNGTAGAVRLGIARALVAFKPEYRAAMREHGLMTRDSRAVERKKYGKSGARRSFQFSKR from the coding sequence ATTCGAGCCACCGGACGCCGCAAGACCGCCATCGCGCGGGTGATCATCAAGCCCGGCACCGGCAAGCGCATCATCAATGATCGCACTTTCACCGAGTTCTTCGCCAACGCCATCCGCGAGATGATCGTTGAGCAGCCCCTCACCATCCTCAACCTGAACAAGCAGTGGGACGTCATCGTCACCTCCAAGGGTGGCGGCGTGAACGGGACCGCCGGAGCCGTCCGGCTCGGCATCGCCCGCGCCCTGGTGGCGTTCAAGCCCGAGTATCGCGCCGCCATGCGCGAGCACGGCCTCATGACGCGCGACTCGCGCGCCGTGGAACGTAAGAAGTACGGAAAGTCTGGAGCCCGCCGCAGCTTCCAGTTCTCCAAGCGCTAA
- the rpsB gene encoding 30S ribosomal protein S2: MPVPEIKEMLEAGVHFGHLTKRWNPKMKKFILTEKNGIYVIDLAKTQECLNKAIEAVKRIRHSGKSILFVGTKKTIKDCMKEEAVRCNMYYVTERWLGGMLTNFSTVKKSIKRLEDIEKMETDGLFNELTKKEVLALNKERGKLEGIFSGIRNMKSLPGALFVVDSEHEEIAVHEANRLKIPVIAIVDTNSDPDKVAFPIPGNDDAIKSVGLLTRVISDAIVGIQAPIAEDGKTTAAPALAEVLEGAE, translated from the coding sequence ATGCCTGTACCCGAAATCAAAGAGATGTTGGAGGCGGGTGTCCATTTCGGGCACTTGACCAAGCGCTGGAACCCCAAGATGAAGAAATTCATCTTGACCGAGAAAAACGGGATCTACGTCATCGATCTGGCCAAGACCCAGGAATGCCTGAACAAGGCCATCGAAGCCGTCAAGCGCATCCGGCACTCCGGCAAGTCCATCCTCTTCGTCGGCACGAAGAAGACCATCAAGGACTGCATGAAGGAAGAAGCCGTCCGCTGCAACATGTACTACGTGACCGAGCGCTGGCTGGGCGGCATGTTGACCAACTTCTCCACCGTCAAGAAGTCGATCAAGCGTTTGGAAGATATCGAGAAGATGGAAACCGACGGCCTGTTCAACGAGCTGACCAAGAAGGAAGTGCTCGCCCTGAACAAGGAACGCGGCAAGCTCGAAGGCATCTTCTCCGGTATCCGGAACATGAAGTCCCTGCCGGGCGCGCTGTTCGTGGTCGATTCCGAGCATGAGGAAATCGCCGTTCACGAAGCCAACCGCCTCAAGATCCCGGTCATCGCCATCGTGGATACCAATTCCGATCCGGACAAGGTCGCCTTCCCGATCCCTGGCAACGACGACGCCATCAAGTCCGTGGGCCTTTTGACCCGCGTCATTTCCGATGCCATCGTGGGCATCCAGGCTCCCATCGCCGAAGACGGCAAGACCACCGCCGCCCCCGCCCTGGCCGAGGTGCTGGAAGGGGCCGAGTAA